One Candidatus Eisenbacteria bacterium genomic region harbors:
- the atpB gene encoding F0F1 ATP synthase subunit A: protein MVEARPGRDILSRSLRTSWLVAIVLAASLAPSLPRAALAILAGQLISFLNFIFLRQIVKLFTEGGRDARILLAIAAKVTLVYGGLAALIAWGGVRYGPLCAGIGLPFAALFLKSILLALGAGPSSLTARRATETARSLGNAAKPAVFLLLLGASALLAFSALPGPAHAGEAAHAGEAAHAGEAAHGAPAAHAGEARHGEEGAAELPNWLVILHDFNPGNPLIAWLEKNQVIVFAWIAGLLFLLVSWLAMRKPKMVPGPFQNGVEWMVESMEDVCGGLLGPQIEKHFPLIGALFFYILTINMLGIIPGMKSATSSLDLTLALALITFLYVQFWGIRNLGIVGYLDHLAGSPRDAIGWAMLPVMLPVHILGELAKPVSLSCRLFGNIFGEDTLIVVFVGATALLIKASLVAIAVPPMAGITALFMMLQTLTSIVQALIFSLLATVYLYMMLPHEAHESGEAKEAH, encoded by the coding sequence ATGGTTGAGGCCCGCCCCGGGCGCGACATCTTGAGCCGTTCGCTTCGAACCTCGTGGCTCGTCGCGATCGTGCTCGCCGCGTCCCTGGCCCCGAGCCTTCCCCGCGCCGCGCTCGCGATCCTCGCGGGCCAGCTCATCTCGTTCCTCAACTTCATTTTCCTCCGCCAGATTGTGAAACTCTTCACAGAGGGCGGGAGGGACGCGCGTATCCTGCTCGCGATCGCGGCAAAGGTGACGCTCGTGTACGGGGGACTCGCCGCGCTGATTGCGTGGGGTGGCGTCCGCTACGGGCCGCTCTGCGCGGGAATCGGGCTTCCCTTCGCCGCGCTTTTCCTCAAATCGATCCTGTTGGCCCTGGGCGCCGGGCCTTCCTCGCTCACGGCACGGCGGGCAACCGAAACGGCTCGTTCCCTGGGGAACGCGGCCAAGCCCGCCGTGTTTCTGCTGCTCCTGGGCGCCTCGGCGCTCCTCGCTTTCTCGGCGCTGCCCGGGCCGGCGCATGCAGGCGAAGCGGCGCATGCAGGCGAAGCGGCGCATGCAGGCGAAGCGGCGCACGGCGCGCCGGCGGCCCACGCGGGGGAGGCCCGGCACGGCGAGGAGGGCGCGGCGGAGCTTCCGAACTGGCTTGTGATCCTCCACGATTTCAACCCCGGGAACCCACTGATCGCCTGGCTCGAGAAGAACCAGGTCATCGTATTCGCGTGGATCGCGGGACTCCTCTTCCTCCTCGTGAGCTGGCTGGCGATGCGCAAGCCGAAGATGGTGCCGGGCCCCTTTCAGAACGGCGTGGAGTGGATGGTCGAGAGCATGGAGGACGTGTGCGGCGGGCTCCTCGGCCCGCAGATCGAAAAACACTTCCCGCTCATCGGGGCGCTCTTCTTCTACATCCTCACGATCAACATGCTGGGGATCATCCCCGGGATGAAGTCCGCGACTTCCTCGCTCGACCTGACGCTGGCGCTGGCCCTGATCACGTTTCTCTACGTGCAGTTCTGGGGGATCCGGAATCTCGGGATCGTCGGCTACCTGGACCACCTCGCAGGGTCGCCCCGCGACGCGATCGGCTGGGCGATGCTCCCGGTGATGCTCCCGGTCCACATCCTGGGAGAGCTCGCCAAGCCCGTGAGCCTCTCCTGCCGACTCTTCGGCAACATCTTCGGGGAGGACACGCTCATCGTTGTGTTCGTCGGGGCCACGGCGCTCTTGATCAAGGCCTCCCTCGTGGCGATCGCGGTCCCTCCCATGGCCGGTATCACCGCGCTCTTCATGAT
- a CDS encoding AtpZ/AtpI family protein, which produces MRPSGARSRSARASSRRTTACSTELHVRAAGTPVAMQIRRRDALCLGESTAESGPRCDEAEEARRRPALTSFVGAKRGRWIPGGFKRRSVAIAPPSFFVDPPGTIRYGFRLVVGGTIPPATYGRWTYRRPYAAASFACGDPQVAGKTPKRVTGWRQVGLLSSIPFILALAPIIGFVIGQLLDRHFRTRPWLSIILLVLGFVAGVRETIKIVKLSQQED; this is translated from the coding sequence ATGCGACCTTCCGGAGCGCGGAGCCGCTCGGCCCGCGCTAGCTCCCGCAGAACAACGGCTTGCTCCACCGAGCTCCATGTGCGGGCGGCAGGCACGCCGGTTGCGATGCAGATTCGCCGGCGGGACGCTCTCTGTTTGGGGGAGAGCACTGCGGAGTCGGGGCCGCGGTGTGATGAAGCCGAGGAGGCAAGGAGGCGTCCCGCCTTGACTTCATTCGTGGGGGCAAAGCGCGGGCGGTGGATCCCTGGCGGCTTCAAGCGCCGGTCGGTCGCGATCGCGCCGCCCTCATTTTTCGTTGACCCTCCTGGCACCATCCGCTATGGTTTTCGGCTCGTAGTCGGCGGTACCATTCCTCCTGCAACCTACGGACGGTGGACGTATCGGCGTCCGTACGCCGCCGCGAGTTTCGCGTGCGGAGACCCTCAAGTGGCCGGAAAGACACCGAAAAGGGTCACGGGCTGGCGGCAGGTGGGGCTGCTTTCGTCGATTCCGTTCATTCTCGCCCTGGCGCCCATCATCGGATTCGTCATCGGGCAGTTACTCGATCGACACTTCCGGACCCGCCCATGGCTGAGCATCATCCTGCTCGTCCTGGGCTTCGTAGCCGGCGTGCGTGAGACGATCAAGATCGTGAAGCTTTCACAGCAGGAGGACTAA